AAGTAAGGAGGCTGCTCAGATCCTTCCTTTGcagttggggagggtggggtgggggagaaggtagAGACCTGACAGCCTcctggcagagagggagagacatGTGAGGTGGCCTTTGTGCATGAGGCTTGTGAGTGCatctgctgtgctgctgctgcgccGGGGTGGTTGAATGGAGTCACGCCTGTTTGAAGGGCAGCATTCGAGGTTAGCGGCTGGTGGGGGGCTGCTGCAGGTCCCAGCTGCCCCGTGGAAGGCTCCAGGCTTGTTTGTGTCTTTCCCAAGATCATCAGCAATGTGCCGGTAGACAGTCTGATTCGGACTGAGCGACCCCCCAACAAGGAGATCCTGCGCTATTTCATCCGCCACAATGCGCTGCGAGCCGGGACTGGGGAGAACGCCCCCTGGGTGGTGGAAGACGAGCTTGTGAAGAAGTATGCGCTCCCCAGCAAGTTCAGCGACTTCTTGCTTGACCCACATAAGGTGAGACACCAGCCCAGTGGTGGGGTAGAGAGTAGGGGCTGGAATGGCAATTCTACGGTCCCTTTCAAAGGTGGCCTGATGTTGGGGGTGGCTCTGAGTCTCCTTGTCCCTTGGTGGACATTCAAAACCTAAAATGGCACTTTTTGTGTGCGATACATGTGTTGTCATTTATGTGCCTTGCTGTCAGTCTCCAGGAGCAGGATGGCCCTGTTGCCTGCCATGTACCTTACCCTCTCCCTGATAGCCTTGTGTGGGTGTTCATCCCAAAGAGAAAAGAATGTTGAGAACTTCCTCCAGTGGAAGCAGGGTGTCCTTGTGAGTGATAAGTTCACTTCCTGCTCTGGCAGGAAGGCTCCTTGCTTAACTTGCATCCCTCCAGCAGGCCAGGCTGTGCAAGTCAGACTGAGGGAGCTtgcctcccccgcccctgggCCAACCCTGCTTTGCTTGGAGGCACTTGGGGCATCAGTGGACCCAACTTTGGAGGTTGGGTGAAAGAGGAGCCTGAGTAGGGGGCTGCTGGGGTTTCTCTCACCTGTCCTGCAGGTGATAGAGGGTTCAGGGAGAGGACTGAGTGTGGCCAGGGTCAGCTGGAGAGCCAAGTCCTTCCCTTGGATGCTGTCAGTCTGGCCCAGTCAGCCTGTCCCAGAGGGTACAAGACCCTGTTGCGACTGTAGGGTGGCCAGTTTGAGGGTGGGGGCAGACTGCATTGTGGAAGGGCAAGAGTCCCTTGGGGGACTTAAGAAATTGGTGGTTGGTGAGAAAACCTTGAAGAAAATTTGTCTTAGGCCACCACTGAAGCATGACATGGTGGGAAAGAGCTATGGTTGGAGCTCAGGGCTGGTGCAATTTAACCCCGCCCCACTTCTGAGAggagttctcttttctttctccatCCAACAACAAGCTTCATAATTTGCAGGTTTTATTTAGACCAGGGAGGAAACCGTGGACAAGAGCTGCATGATCTCTCTACCTTACAGTCCTGTGGTGTCTCTCACAGGCTGGAGAGGCTAGACTAGAGAACAGAAGTGCTGGCAACTCCTTGCTGGGCTTAGCAGCAGGCTAGCAGCTCAACTTGGCCTGGGCGTCTGGGCCTGCTGGAAGGATTCCCGTTCTTCCTGACTCTCTCAAGGCAAGATCCCCTGCCACATTCAAAGCTGGTCTGGCTCTGCTTTTAGGCTTTTATTGTCCAGTATTTGGACTCTAGGATATGCTTTTCAACTGGTAGGGAGACAACACTCTTCTAACTTCTAGAAGCTTGAAAGGAATTGGTTTATGATTTTTTCAGTTGCCCAATCAGAAAACGTACCCCCAAGAGTGTTCCGAAAAAAGAAAAGTAGATTATTGGCATGATTAAAGCTAGAGCATTTAGTTCTGGTTTTTGTCCAGATGCCCTGAGGCAGCTTCCCCTGGTGATGGTGCCAGATGACATGGGGCTGAATTTTCTAGTTCTTTGCAGGTGCTCCTTTGGGGTTTTTACATGGTTCTTGGAAGGAGTCTATTGAAGACTGTCACCATCCCTTAATCCACCAGTGTTGAAGCCTGTTTTTGGAGAAATTGTGATTTTTATTTCTCTCTTCCTTACCAACAGTTGTGCTAAAGACAGTGTGCAAATCACAATGTTATTTCATTGAGGCCGTGAGAGCCACATTAGTGTCTTGTCCTAGGCCAGAGCACCTCTGAGGGAAAAGTGGGGCTCTCGCTCTCTGAACTGAAGAAGTTGTGTCCCCTTGAGTGGCTTTTGTCTCCCTGGCATACATAATACAGGTCTAATTTGGCCTTATGACTTGTATGGGGTGGGTATTTCTGCCTACTTTGGATCTTTCTTGTCTAATAGCAGTGGGGCAGCCACGTAACTAGACACAGCAGCAGCTTTTGGGATGGGTATTTCAGCCAGTAGTTCAGAACTAAACCCAGGTATGTGAGAAGTTCTTTCCTGGGATGAAAACTGTTGTTGGACAGTCCCCATCAATGTCCATTTCTTGCTGTAGTAGGGAAATGGACACTGGACCTACCATGAGAAGTTCATTTTCTCCAGCACAAATTGCGTATCCTACCCAACCAAGAAGTTCTTCTTATTGGGAACTctagagcatgggtctccaaaccccgacccggggacCAGttgcggcccacggccagcctcaaTCTGACCCATGGCcctcctcttgtcccctgaaaacctctgaccCACTTGGTTatacatgactggaactgtgctctggttgcatttgaAGGGTGATCTAAggcccagagagtttgaatgaatgaacccattcattcatttattcactcatctaagttccatctcttatttatataaatgttatatttaaatttttttcctgccctcagcaccttgccagatatttgatgcgaccctctggccaaaatgtttggagacccctgctctagggggaGAACTTTGATCACCAGGATTTGTATTTGGAAAAAATAAGGTCCTGAGGGCGGcagcccccttttcctttttgtgCACGTCAAGGGTGTGCTTAAGCTTATGTACAGTTGCTGTTTGTGATACTTGGTGTTTTGGAGACTGTGTCTTTCTAAGCTAAGGTGCAGCCTGGGTCTGGGAAGGTTCACTTCTGTAGGAGGCTGTGGACATGCCAGACTCACTTAGCCCTGCCCACTTGAGCAAGTGAGGGAAGGCAAAAAGCCATGCAAGGGTCATCTCTCTCCAAAGCAGAAAACGAATTTATCACAGCAAATCCAGCACTCCTCATTGGAGCTGGcaaatcacttctggtcaccctTTCTTGCAGTAGCAGCTTGCTTTTCCTTCGATTACCCCATGGTGTCTTGTTGCAATCTGGGCCTCTTTGTGGTAGAGCCAAAATACCATTGGGTGGCCGCCCTTTGTGAAGCTGCCTGAGAATATTGTTTTAAGTCAGCATAATTTAAATGTACATAATTTGCAAAGGCTTGCAGTAATCGCACAGAAAGGCtttgaaatatttctttagttTGCAGATAGCCCTGCACAGGCTTTAAAATTTCAGAGGAACAGCAAGAAACAGGGATCCGTGACTGGTCTGTGCCAGAATAGCAGGATGGCTCTGCTTCCGTGTAGAAGCGTTGTTGCTTGGAATTCTTGAGAACTGCCACCCCTGTGGACACAAAATCAGCATTCAGTTGGCAAAGTGCCTATTGATCTTTTTTCCTCTGTTTGGCTTCCAGTACATGACCCTCAATCCTTCCACAAAGAGGAAGAGCACTTCTTCGCTTGACAAGAAGGCTTCCAAGAAGGCCAAGTCTGATGGCTCTTCTCCAGGGCAGGGGCTGAGCTCTTCCCTGTGGTGCAGAGTTCACCTGAAGAAGTCACTCCTGTGCTCCCCACTGAAGATCAAGAACTCCAAGAACCCCAAATTCCCTGCAGAGGAGCTGGAGGAGGTGATgaagatgatggcacctggcagtTTCGGCCGCAAGGGGCTCGGGAAGCAGAAGAATCGGAAACTGCTGAATGGGCAGAAGTCTGCTGGGAAGTCCCGCTCTCCCAAGAAGGACCCCAAGATGAAGCAGATGACCCTGCTGGACATGACTAAGGGCACCCCCAAGGTGTCGAGAGCCCCCAAGGGCTCAGGGGGGACTCCCAGGTCTTCCAGCAAGCCTGCTAAGCATCTGCCCCCTGCCGCGCTCCACCTCATTGCCTACTACAAGGAGAACAAGGACCGCGAGGACAAGAAGAgcgccctctcctgcattatCTCCAAGACTGCCCGGCTGCTCTCCAGCGAGGACCGTGCCCGGCTTCCTGAGGAGCTCCGAGGCATTGTGCAGAAGCGCTATGAACTCCTGGAGCACCGGAAGAAGTGGGCCTCAATGACAGAGGAGCAGCGCAAGGAGTACTTGAAGAAGAAGCGAGAGAAGCTTAAAGAAAAACTGAAGGAGAAGGCGAAGGAGCGACGGGAGAAGGAGATGATGGAGAGGCTAGAGAAGCAGAAGCGCTACGAAGATCAGGACCTCACAGGGAGCAGCCTGCCAGCCTTCAGGCTGGTGGACACCCCGGAGGGGCTGCCCAACACACTCTTCGGGGATGTGGCCATGGTGGTGGAGTTCCTCAGCTGCtattctgggctgctgctgccggACGCCCAGTACCCCATCACGGCAGTCTCCCTCATGGAGGCCCTCTGTGCTGACAGGGGGGGCTTCCTGTACTTGAACCGGGTGCTTGTCATCCTGctgcagaccctgctgcaggaTGAGATCGCAGAGGACTACCGTGAGCTGGGGATGAAGCTCTCAGAGATACCGCTCACTCTGCACTCTGTTTCTGAGTTGGTCCGACTCTGCCTGCGCAAGTCAGATGTGCAGGAGGAAAGTGAGGCGTCAGAGAATGTGGAGGAGAACAAGGACCTGGCCGCTTTCGAGGACAACGAGGTGCAGGATGAGTTCCTGGAGAAGCTGGAGACCTCGGAGTTCTTTGAGCTGACCTCAGAAGAGAAGCTGCAGATCCTAGCAGCCCTGTGCCACCGGATCTTGATGACCTACTCTGTGCAGGACCACGTGGAGGCTAAGCAGCAGGCGTCGGCCGAGCTGTGGAAGGAGCGGCTGGCTGTGTTGAAGGAAGAGAATGACAAGAAGCGGGCAGAGAAGCAGAAGCGTAAGGAGATGGTGGCGAAGAACAAGGAGAACAGCAGCAAGGAGGAAAACGGCCTGGCGAGGGCgggggagaagaagaagggggaggtGGAGAAAGCAGTGAAGGTGGAGCCGCGGGCAGAAGTGAGCACCGAGGACATGATCAGTGCCGTCAAGAGCAGGCGGCTCCTGGCCATCCAGGCCAAGAGGGAGAAGGAGCAACAGGAGATTCAGATGAGAggtgagaggggggaggggggagaaacgtAACCGGGAATTGAAAGGGGGCTACAAAGCTGACATGTATGAAATGCTCCTGCCTCACTCCAAGCAGAGGACCCCAGGATCTGCAGGGCCGGGTGGGGGAGGAGTAGGAAATCTCTTGCAGCAGTTGCCACCTTGAGGGGCCAACATGGGCAGTGCGAGATCTTCACCAGTGCCTCACCTTGCTGCAGAGAAACCTGCATGCCTTGCCTCAGCTGCTTGGGTTTCTTGAGTTCTTCTGCCACGCGCTTGCCCAAAGCACCTGTCTTTCACAGTTCTTCTGGTTGGGAAGCTCCAAGTCCTGTCACCCTGGTCTTGGCTGACCACTAGGAAACACTGAGCTGCTGCTCGAGTCCAAGGACCAGCATCTTGCCGCTCCGCTGAGAACTCACTGAAAGGGTAGCCCTGACAGTCTAATTGAATGGTGGGAGATGGAAGAAGAGGCCTTCTGTGTAACTACCCACGTGGTGAATTAAAATGTGATGGAGCAGTGATGAAAGGCCTTTGCTTTTAGACCAGTTCAGGGTCCCTGGAGAAGGATGGCATTactctgccttctggagcaagtGGGAGGAGTGACCAGGGCCTCAACCCTAAGAGCGCTGCCCTGTGGCCAGTCTGTCTTGTGTGTAAGAAGGGCAGCAGATGGTTGTGAAAGGCCACAAGGAGTTTTGCAGCACtgggaaaaagtgcctctttcacAGGCTACTGCCTGCTGTTTGCCAGGCCTTGGGGTTTAGGCTGCAGTCAAGAGCTTTCAGGAGCCACAGGGGTCTTGGCTTGTGTTTGCTGCAACCAGCGGAGATGATTTCTCTCTGACTAGCAGCTAGAAGCCTTGGTGGATTCCATGGAAAAGCCTTTTGTGGCATGAACGTTTTTCTGTGGTCACCACGTGCATGCTCTGGCAAGCTAGGATGTGCGTGCATGAACCAGTCCCACATGTATGTAGCTAGATGCACTCCTTCCATCCTGTGTGTAGATAGTCCCCTCGCTGAAGTGGTGCATGTCCTGAATGGGTCctgagcaggagagagagaatcTTTCTGATTGTCAAGTTTAAGGTAAACAAGTGACATCCTTATGTGGAGGATGAGGAAATATCTTTATTCCTCCTTCCCATCAGTAAAACTCGAaaaagaagcagaggaggagagaATTCGCAAGCATAAAGCTGCGGCTGAGAAGGCCTTTCAGGATGGCATTGCCAAAGCGAAGCTGGTCATGCGCAGGACGCCGATCGGCACAGACCGCAACCACAACAGGTAAGAAAGAGGAACTCCTGTCAGGCTGCCTTGTGTGAGAGCAGCAGGTGCCttccctgcactgctgcctgcCAAGCCATGACTGTCTGGTGCGGGTCCTTGCTGGCCGTGGCCTGCAGACACTGCTGCCTCTTCTTGGGCAAGTTTGTTGGACTGGCTTTAGCTGTGCATTCCTGCTACTTTCTGCCTTCCTGTGGAGAGATGTGTGCAGGAAGGCTGGCTTGTTGAAAGTGACCGTCACTTGTGTCATGCTGCCTTGTTGACTGCTTTGCAAGCAAACCACAGTGTTTTAGTGCAGTGCTGTGGCTCTGTTGCAGGTGTGTAGTGTCGTTACTCTGCCATTTTGTAACAGCAATCTGAataaatgcctcccccccctcaaaaaacccCTCTTGTTGGACTGCTGGGTTTCATTCTTCAGGCTTGGAAGCTGTTTCCTAACTGTAATGAAGAGGTCCTGGTGCCAGTGACACCACAACTGCAGCCTTGGCTGGTCAATTCAGACTTCTTCCCCCATGTTAGTCACGCTTGCCTTCTTGCTGCCTTCACTGGACAGCCTGCAGCCCCCCAGCCTTCCAAAGCACTTCTGAGTCCAGCCCGGCTTTCCCAGCACATGGGTTCCATGCTAGACTTTCTTCTCAGTTTTTTCTTTTCACACTtgtccctgctccccccccccagtgtctcTATCTGTTGCTTGCTTCTACCCCTCAGCCTCCTGGCTGCTGGactccctgcctttctcctttccTGTGTCTAGATCTTTGAAATGCATTCCCCCTCCAGCTTTCACTTAATGCACTGTGACAGTCGGTATCCAGAGGCTCACACCTTACCTCGAGCAGTGCAAGCGTTCATAAATGCCTGTTGACGCTCCGGCCAGTTCAGTCACTGTCTGGAGCCGGTGCTGGGAGAATCCTTGCTCAAGACTGTCTGACCTTCGGTCTTGTAGGTATTGGCTTTTTTCCGATGAGGTTCCTGGATTGTTCGTAGAGAAGGGCTGGGTCCACGATGGCATAGACTACAACTTTACACCCCTTTGTGAAGAAGgcgatgaggaagaggaggatgcagAAGAGGAGGACGAGGAAGATTATGATGACTACCCGGAAGGCAAGTATGACCACTCTACATTGTGAGTCTGAGGGCAAGACCTTGGACGTGTGATGTGCTCGTGTGATGCATAGCATGTCGCGGGCCTTGAGTGCTAGTTTGTCGTGGCCCTTTGGCTGACGGGGTGGCCAGCTGCCTGTTTCAGAGtccttcagcagaagcagcagcatccaGCTGGTCTTTTAGCTTGCTGCCCCTGCAGGGGGTGTCATTTTTCTAGGTATGTAAATTGGCCCAGGTTGTCCAGCCATCTCTCTTGGAAGACCCTCTTCAGCAAATGTTTTGATTTGGTGACAAGGCTGGTCCTGTTGGGCTCTTGTGCTGGAGAAACTGGTCTGGCTTGAGCATTCTTGGAGATCACATTCTCTAGGTCAGCTGCAGATGGCAGGACAGACTATCTGTTCTGGGCACATCTTGGCTTGACTCGAGAGTAAGAAGTGGCCATAGAAGCTCTAAGGATGGAGGCCATGttttaactgtgtgtgtgttgcctaCAGACATGCAGGAGACCCTGGTGGAAGGAAGTGTCTTGaaccctcagcagggctccctgcctaTTCCAGAAGTTCCTGTTGAGACTACTGTGCCAAAGCAAGGACAGAATCTCTGGTGAGAGGCTCTTCTCCTGGTGCCTCAGAGCACAGGTGTTtactgctgggggtggggaactGGCTTGCAATCTTGGGATTGGCTGCAAAGCTATAGCTTCTGATGATCTCCTAGCCCCGAAACAGCACTTCTTCTGGGAGGGGGGCTCTCAGGGGCCCTGATCGTTGCAGGAGGGGCTTGTTGAGATGCTCAGCCAGTCATTCCAAGGAATGGGTGCTGCTTGCTGAGGAAGTAGGCCAACTGGTACCACTAGTCTAGTATGATGCTCTGCTTGGGGTGCGCCAGGACCCTTTGCAGAGTGTTAATCTTTGGATTTGTGAACTAAGTTTTGGGTTGACTGGCAGAACTTATGTAATCTTCTTGGTGTTGCAGAGTACAAGATTGCAGACAAGGAACTgtagatttaaaatatttaataaatggtGACTCAGAGCTTAGTGGAACATACAACTCCTCCCCTGAAGGATGCCTGGCTGCCAGCCAGCCACTTTCTCCAGCTGAGCTGTTCCCTTTAGCTTCCCTAGTAAAGGCACCTTTCCACCAGTGGGGGGCAGTACTGGCACACTCTTTGGTGGAAATGGTCCTGTTTCCCACCAAATGTGTTCGAGGATAGCTTCTCTTTTCCTTTGAGCTAAGAGTTGGTGAAAGCAAAAAACCCCAAAGTGTGTTGACAATGAAAAGAGCCATTCAGCAGATCTGTATTCACTGGGGCGTTGGATGAATTGCCAGAGCAAGAGTAATTCCCTGATCCTTGGCTGGGTGAAACTCTTtatctggcagggattggggtgcTGCTTGTGGTGCCTACCTCTGTGACTGGGCTTTGTTTTACTCCCCGTTCAGCCTAGCACTGAGGCAGTTGTGTGTGTGATCTCCCACAGGTTCctctgtgacagccagaaagagTTGGATGAGCTTCTGACCTGCCTGCACCCACAGGGGATCAGAGAGAGCCAGCTAAAGGACCGGCTGCAGAAGAGGTGAGACCCTGTTCGCTTGGGCTGGGCCAGTCGGAGGCACCCCTTGCCTCTGCCAGAGCCAAGCTGGCCcttgggcagtggttttcaaactctccaggagagtttgagccactgtaagttcttgcggggagggggaggcagtaggggtgggtggaaggcagcggtgcaatccccaggatcgcgctgctcagagggctgcaggggcttgggagcacttacccaagcctcctgcagcttccccagggtgcggggagcctggtgcaaacctttgttagagctccctgcagcagtgaatgtaaaagcgaagcgattgcgccccgcctccgctaaagtggaagtggagcatgattgctccactttcactgctgcagggagccctaacaaaggtttgcaccgggctccccgcatcctggggaggctgcaggaagcttgggtaagtgctcccaagcccctgaagccccctgctgcctcctccctgcctccaggctgccccaccccttaagggggcagaggccagggcccacgccccagtttgaaaagccctgccctagggGAAGAGCAGCTGCCACTTTCCAGAGCTGCAGGTGCAACTAGCTCTGTGCGCTGCCACTGCCTTTGTCCTCCATCGGGGGCTTTGTTGCTTGAATGCCCAACTGCTGGCGGGGCTTGTTGTGGACCATTGAAGAACTGATGTCTGGCATTTTGGAGGGATAAACGTCCTCCCAAGGAGGTCCCTGAGTGCATGGCTGCTAACGGTTGGCCTTCTTCTCGCCTTCAACAACAGAACGCTTGTTGGAGTTGTCATGTTATGGCACAATCCCAGCTGTAAAACAAAAGACTTCAGGGACTGCTGCATTGCTTACTCTAAGCCCACTGCTGACTTGGAGTGGTGCGCCCAAACTGTCTTGCTTGGTGTCAGTGTGTGACTCTTCCCTTTGCTAGCACAAGCTACTTGAGTGTCTCC
The DNA window shown above is from Tiliqua scincoides isolate rTilSci1 chromosome 8, rTilSci1.hap2, whole genome shotgun sequence and carries:
- the BAZ1B gene encoding tyrosine-protein kinase BAZ1B, yielding MAPLLGRKPFPLAKPLPPGGDPPSLPPPEEAAPEPRFVVAHTQEAFRSREEYEARLEKYNQRIWTCKSTGSSQLTHKEAWEEEQEVAELLKEEFPVWYEKLVLEMVHHNTISLEKLVDSSWLEIMTKFAVDEECDFEVGKEKVLRVKVVKIHPLEKTVEEEAAAEKKTSEACDSPSSDKENSSQAVQDSQKELTLKEEDARRDSLNDRARRSPRKLPTSLKKEEKKWVPPKFLPHKYDVKLQTEDKIISNVPVDSLIRTERPPNKEILRYFIRHNALRAGTGENAPWVVEDELVKKYALPSKFSDFLLDPHKYMTLNPSTKRKSTSSLDKKASKKAKSDGSSPGQGLSSSLWCRVHLKKSLLCSPLKIKNSKNPKFPAEELEEVMKMMAPGSFGRKGLGKQKNRKLLNGQKSAGKSRSPKKDPKMKQMTLLDMTKGTPKVSRAPKGSGGTPRSSSKPAKHLPPAALHLIAYYKENKDREDKKSALSCIISKTARLLSSEDRARLPEELRGIVQKRYELLEHRKKWASMTEEQRKEYLKKKREKLKEKLKEKAKERREKEMMERLEKQKRYEDQDLTGSSLPAFRLVDTPEGLPNTLFGDVAMVVEFLSCYSGLLLPDAQYPITAVSLMEALCADRGGFLYLNRVLVILLQTLLQDEIAEDYRELGMKLSEIPLTLHSVSELVRLCLRKSDVQEESEASENVEENKDLAAFEDNEVQDEFLEKLETSEFFELTSEEKLQILAALCHRILMTYSVQDHVEAKQQASAELWKERLAVLKEENDKKRAEKQKRKEMVAKNKENSSKEENGLARAGEKKKGEVEKAVKVEPRAEVSTEDMISAVKSRRLLAIQAKREKEQQEIQMRVKLEKEAEEERIRKHKAAAEKAFQDGIAKAKLVMRRTPIGTDRNHNRYWLFSDEVPGLFVEKGWVHDGIDYNFTPLCEEGDEEEEDAEEEDEEDYDDYPEDMQETLVEGSVLNPQQGSLPIPEVPVETTVPKQGQNLWFLCDSQKELDELLTCLHPQGIRESQLKDRLQKRYQDITHSIHLARKQNLGLKSCDGNQELLNFLRSDLIEVATRLQKGGLGYINEAEFEAKVCSLESLKDFGECVVALQTSVIKKFLQGFMAPKQKRRKHQGEDSAVKEGEVDEEKRVAEEAKVASAVEKWKTAIREAQTFSRMHVLLGMLDACIKWDMSAENARCKVCRKKGEDDKLVLCDECNKAFHLFCLRPALYEIPEGEWQCPACQPSVARRSSRGRNYAEDSVEEEDDAGEEQSAEDEYSGEVEEEEEDYEVAGLKLRPRRATKGKLGGTPVDPPRRSRHRGKKRALQTSRGSRQQAAAPVGEAVIDELMLQTRKVSRRQNLELQKCEEILNKLVKYRFSWPFREPVTTEEAEDYFEVISSPMDFQTMQSKCSCGSYRSVQEFLTDLKQVFTNAEQYNQNGSHILSCLEKTEQCLVDMLHKHLPSHTYSRRRRKRPSAPPCPGLEGAESEAEVLEYARGRKRKK